From Butyricimonas paravirosa, one genomic window encodes:
- a CDS encoding GumC family protein: MEENNLNRESESESIDVKVLVEKFITRWRWFAVSVPLCLVIALLICQSRVPIYNVTGKVMISDSKKGELGTNVMMKELGLAAADMFVENEIVELQSKNLMREVVEELDLNVCYVREGFLRDRELYNDSPVKVLVDNPGEIRDTSFHVLLDTANLVILMNLDGEKMWSGHYSESVPMGDYNLSIEPNRKVTSKEKIRVDLSSFRKTANSFSGNLNVQILVKNTNSVLVSLKDAVPARGIAVINALVKRYNQNGIDNKRIVSEATVEFINERLDVINQELGTIERRAEDFKKTNKLTDITSDAAFVMERKKQSEAELMKLQTELDVLRSIRAAITQKRAEEFSLLPENLGLSDESLNAGIARYNEMVLRRGKLLQSASESNPIVIGLNTQLQGLKKNIQETIANVESGLLIKLKSVEKENASVNELLTSVPTQEKQYRDIARQQELKENLFLFLMQKREEAEIAKLIYVATAKMIEDPSSTGGPVEPKKALIMLMGLFLGVGIPVGIIFLLDMLNDKVRSIDEVKRALPFPVLGDIPELPQEEVTLLRENFSVSESMQVIREKLNYMLGEKACPVLLVTSGVPGEGKTLVAAHLAKAYARAGKKTLLVGCDLRNPQLHSYLHKDYSRGLSAYLAGMEPEWRRLVHSLGENLSVLFGGDVPPNPVALLSSDRFKTLLEEMKEEYDCVILDTPPVGILADALTMVKQADACLCVVRLNVLPRGVLSSLRVLESEHHVTNCGVLVNGVSRRIHYYKYGYGNYYNKQNR, translated from the coding sequence ATGGAAGAGAATAACTTGAACAGGGAAAGCGAGTCCGAAAGTATAGATGTAAAAGTATTAGTTGAAAAATTTATCACCCGTTGGCGCTGGTTTGCGGTGTCGGTGCCTCTGTGTTTGGTCATCGCTTTGTTGATATGCCAGAGCCGGGTACCTATCTACAACGTGACGGGTAAGGTGATGATCAGCGACTCGAAAAAGGGGGAGCTGGGAACGAACGTGATGATGAAAGAGCTGGGCTTGGCGGCGGCGGACATGTTCGTGGAGAATGAGATCGTGGAGCTACAGTCGAAGAACCTGATGCGGGAGGTCGTGGAGGAACTGGACTTGAACGTCTGTTACGTCCGTGAAGGTTTCTTGCGTGATCGGGAACTTTATAACGATTCGCCGGTGAAAGTTCTTGTGGATAATCCCGGGGAGATCCGGGACACGTCTTTTCACGTGTTGTTGGACACGGCGAACCTCGTGATATTAATGAACCTTGACGGGGAGAAAATGTGGAGTGGTCACTACTCGGAGAGCGTTCCTATGGGAGACTATAATCTCTCGATCGAGCCTAACAGGAAAGTTACCTCCAAGGAAAAAATCCGGGTGGACCTGTCCAGTTTTCGGAAAACGGCTAATAGTTTCTCGGGGAACTTGAATGTGCAAATCCTAGTAAAGAACACGAACTCCGTGCTGGTCTCCTTGAAAGATGCCGTACCGGCGAGAGGAATTGCGGTGATTAACGCCCTTGTCAAGCGGTATAACCAGAACGGTATCGATAACAAGAGGATCGTGTCGGAGGCAACGGTGGAGTTCATCAACGAGCGACTGGACGTGATCAACCAAGAGTTGGGAACGATCGAACGACGGGCGGAAGACTTCAAGAAGACGAATAAATTAACGGATATCACCTCGGATGCTGCTTTCGTGATGGAACGCAAGAAACAGTCGGAGGCGGAGTTGATGAAGTTGCAAACGGAGCTGGACGTGTTGCGAAGCATCCGGGCAGCGATCACGCAGAAACGGGCGGAAGAGTTCTCGTTGTTGCCGGAAAACTTGGGCCTCTCGGATGAGAGTTTGAATGCGGGGATCGCTCGTTATAACGAGATGGTGTTGCGCCGGGGCAAGTTGCTGCAGAGTGCCAGCGAGAGTAACCCGATCGTGATCGGGCTGAATACCCAGTTGCAAGGATTAAAAAAGAACATACAGGAAACGATCGCTAACGTGGAGAGCGGCCTTTTGATCAAGCTGAAGAGTGTGGAGAAGGAGAATGCGTCGGTGAACGAACTGCTGACCTCGGTTCCCACACAGGAGAAACAATATCGAGACATCGCTCGTCAACAGGAACTGAAGGAGAACCTTTTCCTTTTTCTGATGCAAAAACGGGAGGAGGCTGAGATCGCAAAATTGATTTATGTGGCGACGGCCAAGATGATAGAGGATCCATCGTCAACTGGCGGTCCGGTCGAACCGAAAAAGGCGTTGATCATGCTCATGGGTTTGTTCTTGGGCGTGGGCATCCCGGTCGGGATTATCTTTTTGCTGGATATGCTGAACGATAAAGTTCGTTCTATCGACGAGGTGAAACGGGCACTACCGTTCCCTGTGCTGGGAGATATACCTGAGCTACCTCAAGAAGAGGTTACCCTGTTACGGGAAAATTTTTCCGTGTCGGAATCAATGCAAGTGATCCGGGAGAAACTGAACTATATGCTGGGCGAGAAAGCTTGTCCCGTGTTGTTGGTGACCTCTGGAGTTCCCGGGGAGGGGAAGACGCTGGTGGCTGCTCACTTGGCGAAGGCTTATGCGAGGGCGGGTAAAAAGACGTTACTGGTCGGTTGTGATCTGCGAAACCCGCAGTTACACTCGTATCTTCATAAGGATTACTCCCGTGGCTTGTCAGCTTACCTAGCAGGAATGGAACCGGAATGGAGACGGCTGGTACATTCGCTAGGAGAAAATTTAAGCGTGTTGTTTGGGGGAGACGTCCCGCCGAACCCGGTAGCTCTGCTTTCAAGTGATAGGTTCAAGACATTGTTGGAGGAGATGAAGGAAGAATATGATTGCGTTATCCTAGATACTCCCCCGGTGGGAATCCTAGCGGATGCCTTGACGATGGTCAAGCAAGCGGACGCCTGTTTGTGTGTCGTTCGCTTGAACGTGTTGCCGCGAGGGGTATTATCTTCCTTGCGAGTACTGGAAAGCGAGCATCACGTGACGAATTGCGGGGTGCTGGTTAACGGGGTGTCTAGGAGAATACACTATTATAAGTACGGTTACGGTAATTATTACAACAAGCAAAATAGATAA
- a CDS encoding polysaccharide biosynthesis protein, which yields MKYSFHSICSRLHENKKYVNAYTILLVDIFLSVMSSFITLLFADSFIIDLSRSTYVVIIVGSCVVSLLVFWGLRVNRNIIRHATIKSIGKMGFAIFLKELLLAGMIFVSGSRLFGQHLFACAVIDFLVTSVILVGFRVTLVLVYDFTISLYGSGKTRVLVYGTGDKSVALKTRMHTSKHYHVVGFVNPDRYLKSCVLSELPVYYFEDEQHFSRFVKKCNINGVLYPSREEARREADRLVRFCQGIGVKNLFSPPIDVLGDGLKKTIIREIRIEDLLGREEIKVNTREIEAYFAGKVVMVTGAAGSIGSELCRQLAAFGVGHLVLFDNAETPMHELRLELERNFPNLKFTPFVGDVRQKERLRMVFEKYRPSVVFHAAAYKHVPLMEENPCEAVRVNVIGSRLVADFCVEYSVDMMVMISTDKAVNPTNVMGASKRLAEIYVQSLGLAIERGEVKGKTRFVTTRFGNVLGSNGSVIPYFRKQIERGGPVTVTDPGITRFFMTIPEACRLVMEAATMSTGNQIYVFDMGEPVKIVDLAERMIRLAGYVPNEDIKIKFIGLRPGEKLYEEVLSNEENTIPTGNAKIRVARVRKYKRDEVLGAYDQLAELALAVRIEDTVRLMKQVVPEFKSKNSRFEILDKINN from the coding sequence ATGAAATACTCGTTTCACTCGATATGTAGTCGTTTACACGAGAATAAGAAGTACGTGAATGCTTACACGATTCTCTTGGTGGATATTTTTTTGTCCGTCATGAGTTCGTTTATCACGCTTCTTTTTGCCGACAGTTTTATCATCGATCTCTCCCGATCAACCTATGTCGTGATTATTGTTGGTTCTTGCGTGGTTAGTTTGCTGGTTTTCTGGGGGCTGAGGGTGAACCGGAATATCATCCGGCACGCCACGATAAAGAGCATTGGGAAAATGGGATTTGCAATTTTCCTAAAAGAACTCCTGTTGGCAGGAATGATCTTCGTGTCCGGTTCTCGGCTGTTTGGGCAACACCTTTTTGCCTGTGCCGTGATTGATTTTCTCGTGACATCGGTGATTCTGGTGGGTTTCCGGGTAACACTTGTGCTGGTTTATGATTTTACGATCTCTCTGTATGGTTCGGGGAAGACGAGGGTACTGGTCTACGGAACCGGTGATAAAAGCGTGGCACTGAAGACGAGAATGCACACTAGTAAGCACTATCATGTGGTGGGATTCGTGAATCCGGATAGGTACCTGAAATCTTGCGTGCTTTCGGAATTGCCGGTTTACTATTTTGAGGATGAACAGCATTTCTCCCGTTTTGTGAAAAAATGTAATATAAACGGTGTGTTATACCCCTCGCGTGAGGAGGCTCGTCGGGAAGCGGATCGGTTGGTTCGTTTTTGTCAGGGGATTGGAGTAAAGAACTTGTTTTCCCCGCCAATAGACGTGTTGGGAGATGGTTTAAAAAAGACGATTATCCGGGAGATCCGTATAGAGGACTTGTTGGGACGGGAGGAGATCAAGGTGAACACGAGGGAGATTGAGGCGTATTTTGCGGGTAAGGTGGTGATGGTGACTGGTGCGGCAGGTAGTATCGGTAGCGAGCTATGCCGCCAGTTAGCTGCCTTTGGCGTGGGGCATCTGGTGTTATTTGATAATGCGGAAACCCCGATGCACGAGTTGCGCTTGGAACTGGAACGGAATTTCCCGAACTTGAAGTTCACCCCTTTTGTCGGTGATGTTCGTCAGAAAGAGCGGCTACGGATGGTTTTTGAAAAATATCGTCCCAGTGTGGTGTTCCATGCAGCTGCCTATAAGCATGTTCCCTTGATGGAAGAGAACCCTTGCGAGGCGGTTCGGGTGAATGTGATCGGTTCGAGACTGGTGGCTGATTTTTGCGTGGAGTATAGCGTGGACATGATGGTGATGATCTCCACGGACAAGGCGGTGAATCCGACCAACGTGATGGGGGCTTCCAAACGACTGGCGGAGATATACGTGCAAAGTTTAGGATTAGCAATAGAGCGTGGGGAAGTGAAAGGTAAAACTCGTTTTGTCACGACTCGTTTCGGAAATGTGCTGGGAAGTAACGGTAGCGTGATTCCCTATTTCCGGAAACAGATCGAGCGGGGTGGTCCGGTGACGGTTACAGACCCGGGAATCACCCGCTTTTTCATGACTATCCCGGAGGCTTGCCGGTTGGTGATGGAGGCGGCCACGATGAGTACGGGTAATCAAATCTACGTTTTTGACATGGGAGAACCCGTGAAGATCGTCGATCTGGCAGAACGGATGATTCGCTTGGCGGGGTACGTCCCGAACGAGGATATCAAGATCAAGTTTATCGGCTTGCGGCCGGGAGAGAAATTGTACGAGGAGGTTTTAAGTAACGAGGAGAACACGATCCCGACGGGGAATGCTAAAATTCGGGTAGCAAGAGTCCGGAAGTACAAGCGGGACGAGGTATTGGGTGCTTATGATCAACTTGCGGAATTAGCATTGGCGGTACGGATTGAGGATACCGTGCGGTTGATGAAACAGGTGGTGCCGGAGTTTAAATCGAAGAACTCCCGGTTCGAAATACTGGATAAAATAAATAATTAA
- a CDS encoding polysaccharide biosynthesis/export family protein produces MTGTGRLFFIGMLVCLLGACASPKDVVYLQDVKINSRVKAALQYRTVIHVDDLLSIVVSCDDIETALPFNTPMIGLGQNNTRTGNDQLYGYLVDTDGTIDFPVLGKIKVEGLSRTELAAELKKELSNYLKNPIVTIQYLNFKVTVLGEVKAPGSYKVNSERVSIFDALGMAGDLQINAKRKNVLVMREDGDEKVFAQLDLTSENIIHSPFFYLQQNDVVYVEPNKARIVGGNAGAFLPYVLSSISTLVAILAIAIR; encoded by the coding sequence ATGACGGGAACTGGAAGATTGTTTTTTATCGGTATGCTGGTTTGCCTGTTGGGGGCTTGCGCTTCCCCGAAAGACGTGGTGTACCTACAAGATGTGAAGATTAATTCTAGAGTGAAAGCAGCTTTGCAGTATCGCACGGTGATTCATGTGGATGATTTATTATCAATCGTGGTTTCCTGTGATGATATTGAGACGGCGCTACCTTTTAACACACCGATGATCGGGTTGGGACAGAATAACACGAGAACAGGTAACGATCAACTTTACGGGTATCTGGTGGACACGGACGGGACGATCGATTTCCCGGTGTTGGGGAAGATTAAAGTGGAAGGTTTATCCCGTACGGAACTGGCAGCTGAATTGAAGAAGGAGTTGAGTAACTACCTGAAAAACCCGATCGTGACTATCCAGTACTTAAATTTCAAGGTAACCGTGTTGGGAGAAGTGAAAGCTCCCGGGAGTTACAAGGTGAATAGTGAACGGGTTTCCATTTTTGATGCTTTGGGAATGGCTGGAGATTTACAAATTAATGCAAAGCGTAAGAACGTGCTGGTGATGCGAGAAGACGGGGACGAGAAAGTTTTCGCCCAACTGGATTTGACATCGGAAAATATCATTCATTCGCCTTTTTTCTACTTGCAACAGAATGACGTGGTCTATGTCGAACCCAATAAGGCTCGGATTGTGGGAGGAAATGCCGGGGCATTCCTGCCTTACGTTTTATCGAGTATTTCCACGTTAGTGGCTATCCTTGCCATCGCAATTCGTTAA
- a CDS encoding tyrosine-protein phosphatase, with translation MWWFRKREKIHFDYTHDIHSHVLPGVDDGVRTYGEAIMVLKGLSSLGVKRVTCTSHVYFPALMNGRENLHPLLEDLRAGLQKEGVEIELDLGAEYRVGEYMLSLIERGEILSGDEKRVLVEHNFLSPSPFFDQVVFELQTRGYEVVLAHPERYVFWEDNIVRHGEELKNKNCRLQVNILSFAGYYGKEAQRGAERLHDAGLIDYCAGDVHGMRYVEAIKRYLNG, from the coding sequence ATGTGGTGGTTTCGAAAACGGGAGAAGATACATTTTGATTATACCCATGATATTCATTCGCATGTTCTGCCCGGAGTAGATGACGGGGTTAGGACTTATGGGGAGGCAATCATGGTGTTGAAAGGCTTATCTAGTTTGGGCGTGAAACGAGTGACATGTACTTCCCACGTTTATTTTCCTGCCTTGATGAATGGACGGGAAAATCTTCATCCCTTGTTGGAAGATCTTCGAGCTGGTTTGCAAAAGGAGGGAGTAGAGATAGAATTGGATTTGGGAGCCGAGTATCGTGTTGGGGAGTACATGTTGAGTTTGATTGAACGGGGAGAGATCCTGTCCGGGGACGAGAAACGGGTACTGGTGGAGCATAACTTTTTATCTCCCTCACCTTTTTTTGATCAAGTGGTGTTTGAATTACAGACTAGGGGATACGAGGTGGTGTTGGCTCATCCGGAGCGGTACGTTTTCTGGGAGGATAATATCGTTCGACACGGGGAGGAGTTGAAGAACAAGAATTGTCGGTTACAGGTGAATATTCTGTCGTTTGCGGGGTATTATGGGAAGGAGGCGCAACGGGGTGCGGAAAGGTTGCATGATGCGGGGTTGATTGATTATTGTGCGGGGGATGTGCATGGGATGAGATATGTGGAGGCGATTAAGAGATATTTGAATGGTTAG
- the rfbB gene encoding dTDP-glucose 4,6-dehydratase: MESVRNILITGGAGFIGSHVVRLFVNKYPRYHIVNLDKLTYAGNLGNLRDIESKPNYTFVKADICDFDFILDVFKRYNIDGVIHLAAESHVDRSIKDPFTFAKTNVMGTLSMLQAAKIYWESFPEKYEGKRFYHISTDEVYGALEITRPQGDSNSGECGGGPFGDKFFTEDTKYNPHSPYSAAKAGSDHFVRAFHDTYGMPTIVTNCSNNYGPYQFPEKLIPLFINNIRHRKPLPVYGKGENVRDWLYVVDHANAIDLIFHEGKIAETYNIGGFNEWKNIDLIKVVIRTVDRILGRPENADMDLITFVTDRAGHDMRYAIDSTKLKKELGWEPSLQFEEGIEKTVRWYLDNQTWMNNITTGEYEKYYGDMYGNNESI; the protein is encoded by the coding sequence ATGGAGAGTGTGCGAAATATCTTGATCACGGGTGGTGCAGGCTTTATAGGGAGTCACGTGGTGCGTTTATTTGTAAATAAATATCCTCGTTATCATATAGTTAATTTAGATAAATTAACCTATGCGGGGAATTTAGGTAATCTTAGAGACATTGAGAGTAAGCCAAATTATACGTTTGTTAAGGCTGATATTTGTGATTTTGACTTTATTCTTGATGTGTTCAAGAGATATAATATAGATGGAGTGATACACCTAGCTGCCGAGAGTCATGTTGATCGAAGCATAAAAGATCCATTTACATTTGCGAAGACAAATGTGATGGGAACTTTGTCGATGTTGCAAGCTGCTAAAATTTATTGGGAAAGTTTTCCAGAGAAATATGAGGGGAAACGTTTTTATCATATTTCGACAGATGAAGTCTATGGGGCTTTGGAAATTACTAGACCCCAAGGAGATTCCAATAGTGGTGAATGTGGAGGAGGCCCTTTTGGAGATAAATTCTTCACAGAAGATACTAAATATAATCCACATAGTCCCTATTCTGCAGCTAAAGCGGGGTCCGATCATTTTGTGCGTGCTTTTCATGATACCTATGGAATGCCAACAATCGTGACGAATTGCTCAAATAACTATGGACCGTACCAGTTTCCAGAGAAATTGATTCCCTTGTTTATTAATAATATTCGTCATCGTAAACCTTTGCCTGTATATGGCAAGGGAGAAAATGTGCGTGATTGGTTGTATGTTGTTGATCATGCCAATGCGATTGATTTAATCTTTCATGAGGGTAAAATAGCAGAGACTTACAACATTGGAGGTTTCAACGAGTGGAAGAATATTGATCTTATAAAGGTAGTTATTAGAACTGTCGATCGAATCTTGGGACGTCCAGAAAATGCTGATATGGATTTGATAACTTTTGTTACAGATCGAGCCGGACATGATATGCGTTATGCTATTGATTCCACAAAGTTAAAGAAAGAATTGGGATGGGAACCGAGTTTGCAGTTTGAAGAAGGGATAGAGAAGACTGTGAGATGGTATCTTGATAACCAAACTTGGATGAATAATATTACTACTGGGGAGTATGAGAAATATTATGGGGATATGTACGGAAATAACGAAAGTATTTAA
- the rfbA gene encoding glucose-1-phosphate thymidylyltransferase RfbA, producing MKGIVLAGGSGTRLYPITKGISKQLLPVYDKPMIYYPISVLMLAGIRDILIISTPQDLPGFCRLLGDGSDYGVRFEYAEQPNPDGLAQAFIIGEKFIGNDSVCLVLGDNIFYGQGFRPMLEEAVNLAEKEGKATVFGYHVEDPERYGVAEFDGDGNVLSIEEKPEKPKSNYAVVGLYFYPNEVINIAKNIKPSARGELEITTVNQSFLESKLLKLQVLGRGFAWLDTGTHDSLSDASIFVEVIEKRQGLKIACLEAIAYREGWIDEFKLKEVAEIMKKNQYGQYLLKIVNEKK from the coding sequence ATGAAAGGAATAGTGTTAGCAGGAGGTTCAGGAACTCGTTTATATCCTATAACGAAAGGGATAAGCAAGCAATTATTGCCGGTTTATGATAAGCCGATGATTTATTATCCAATATCTGTATTAATGCTAGCTGGAATTCGAGATATATTGATAATTTCTACTCCGCAAGATTTGCCTGGATTTTGTCGTTTGTTGGGGGATGGCTCTGATTACGGGGTGCGCTTCGAATATGCCGAGCAGCCCAATCCGGATGGTTTAGCTCAAGCTTTTATTATTGGAGAGAAATTTATTGGTAATGATAGCGTTTGTCTCGTGTTGGGTGATAACATATTTTATGGGCAAGGTTTTCGTCCTATGTTAGAAGAAGCGGTTAATCTTGCAGAAAAAGAGGGTAAGGCTACGGTGTTTGGTTATCATGTAGAAGATCCGGAACGTTATGGTGTGGCAGAATTTGATGGAGACGGTAATGTGTTAAGTATTGAGGAAAAACCAGAAAAACCAAAATCAAATTATGCCGTGGTGGGTTTGTATTTTTACCCTAATGAAGTTATTAATATAGCTAAAAATATAAAGCCTTCTGCAAGAGGAGAATTAGAGATTACAACGGTGAATCAAAGTTTTCTTGAGAGTAAGTTGTTAAAATTACAGGTTTTAGGGCGCGGTTTTGCTTGGTTAGATACAGGGACGCATGATTCTCTATCAGATGCCTCTATTTTTGTCGAAGTAATTGAGAAAAGACAAGGATTGAAGATTGCTTGTTTGGAGGCTATTGCTTACCGGGAAGGGTGGATCGATGAATTTAAGTTGAAAGAAGTGGCAGAGATAATGAAAAAAAATCAATACGGGCAATATCTTTTGAAAATAGTGAATGAGAAAAAATAG
- a CDS encoding UpxY family transcription antiterminator produces MVDNKNINWYVAHTRVNQELWIKKKLDELGIENFLPQEEQVRETPLGRKTIRVLLIHGMIFIHTDKATSFSLINDHGLNIVYLKDIEGRHSLIVPDKQMHDFMFLLDFSPSGVEVLNKNLKRGDRVRVIKGPLQGLEGELVRLMGHKRVVIRLEGVVSIATSYIPGSFLERIE; encoded by the coding sequence ATGGTTGATAATAAGAATATAAACTGGTACGTGGCTCACACTCGAGTGAATCAGGAGTTGTGGATAAAGAAGAAGCTTGATGAGTTGGGTATCGAGAATTTTCTACCTCAGGAAGAACAAGTGCGGGAAACACCTTTGGGTCGTAAAACGATCCGGGTGCTCTTGATTCACGGGATGATTTTTATTCACACGGATAAAGCAACAAGTTTTTCATTAATAAATGACCATGGGCTTAATATTGTTTATTTGAAAGATATTGAGGGACGTCACTCGTTGATTGTTCCCGATAAACAAATGCATGATTTCATGTTTTTGTTGGATTTTTCCCCGAGCGGGGTAGAGGTGTTAAACAAAAATCTGAAACGGGGAGACCGGGTACGAGTGATTAAAGGCCCCTTGCAAGGATTGGAAGGAGAGTTGGTTCGTTTGATGGGACACAAACGTGTGGTCATCCGTTTGGAAGGAGTTGTGTCAATTGCAACGTCCTATATTCCGGGTTCCTTTTTGGAACGAATAGAGTAG